In Desulfobacterales bacterium, a genomic segment contains:
- a CDS encoding carboxymuconolactone decarboxylase family protein has protein sequence MKTNLKGLDPETQILISLGAAVACGCQPCLEKIVAQARTAGINEAKLKNAAIIGQFVKDQPAAHMKQLADRLLGTHLSAGQQGAGCPMDPAEASARPDKPAAAPAGCGCSG, from the coding sequence ATGAAAACCAATCTTAAGGGACTCGATCCGGAAACCCAGATATTAATCTCACTGGGGGCTGCCGTGGCCTGCGGTTGCCAGCCCTGTCTGGAAAAAATCGTCGCCCAGGCCCGCACCGCCGGCATCAATGAAGCCAAACTTAAAAATGCGGCCATCATCGGTCAGTTCGTTAAAGACCAGCCCGCCGCGCACATGAAGCAACTGGCAGATCGGTTGCTGGGCACCCATCTGTCCGCAGGGCAGCAGGGTGCCGGATGTCCCATGGACCCGGCGGAGGCTTCCGCCAGACCGGACAAACCGGCAGCCGCCCCCGCCGGCTGCGGTTGTTCCGGCTAA
- the arsM gene encoding arsenite methyltransferase gives MEKQSSDSIRNTVRKYYGKVTEKNNPAPGWGSTCCGNGPGSFPVDTIGRTIGYSTEDLAAAPVGANLGLGCGNPHLLAGLKPGETVLDLGSGGGFDCFIAAKKVGETGRVIGVDMTPEMITKARRNAATVGATNVDFRLAEIERLPVEDGCIDIVISNCVINLSPDKPAVISEIFRVLKPGGRLAISDIVATTPLPPDVCSDPLLLCGCIGGAAAVDELSAILRKTGFTDIAIQPREESRRIIQEWFPDHKIAPYVAAATITAIKPSA, from the coding sequence ATGGAAAAACAGTCCAGCGACAGTATACGGAACACTGTCAGAAAATATTACGGCAAGGTGACGGAAAAAAATAATCCTGCGCCCGGGTGGGGCAGCACCTGCTGCGGCAATGGGCCCGGGTCGTTTCCGGTGGACACAATCGGCCGCACCATCGGGTATTCAACTGAAGACCTGGCCGCTGCCCCAGTGGGCGCCAATCTGGGGCTCGGCTGCGGCAACCCCCATTTATTGGCCGGCCTGAAACCGGGGGAAACCGTTCTGGATCTGGGCAGCGGCGGCGGGTTCGACTGCTTTATTGCCGCCAAAAAAGTCGGTGAAACCGGCCGGGTGATCGGGGTGGACATGACCCCGGAAATGATAACCAAAGCACGCCGGAATGCCGCCACGGTTGGGGCAACAAATGTGGATTTCAGGCTTGCGGAAATCGAACGCCTGCCGGTGGAAGACGGCTGCATCGACATTGTCATCTCCAACTGCGTCATCAACCTATCACCGGACAAACCCGCTGTAATCAGCGAGATCTTTCGGGTTTTAAAGCCCGGGGGGCGCCTGGCAATTTCAGATATCGTCGCCACCACCCCTCTTCCGCCGGACGTTTGCAGCGATCCCCTGCTCCTGTGCGGATGCATCGGCGGGGCGGCAGCGGTCGATGAGCTGTCTGCCATTCTGCGCAAGACCGGCTTTACAGACATTGCCATTCAGCCCCGTGAAGAAAGCCGCCGGATCATTCAGGAATGGTTCCCGGACCATAAAATAGCGCCGTATGTCGCCGCAGCAACCATCACCGCCATAAAACCATCAGCCTAA